DNA sequence from the Thermodesulfobacteriota bacterium genome:
CGCACCAGGCCGGGAAGGTCGAGCCGGTAGCGCCCCGGCTCCCCGGCCCAGGGTGAGAAGCGCGGGGAGTCTGTGCCCCCCGCGTCCGCAACCTCTTTCCCCACCTGGTAGCAGCAGGGGCCGATGGCGGGCCCGAGGGCGGCAAGAGTCTCTTCGGCCGAAACCCCCATGGCCTCGAGCGCGGCTTCCGACACCCCGTCCACCGCCCCCCGCCATCCCGCGTGGGCCAGGGCCAGGGTACGCGACGCCGGGTGGCACAGCAGCACGGGGACGCAGTCGGCGGTGAGTACCCCCAGGAGCACTTCCGGCCCGGGGTTTCCCGCCCAGGCGTCGGCCTGGGGGCGGAGAGACCGCGGGGCGCCCCCTCCCGGCTCGTCCCCCGCGCGGGAGGGGACGACCCGCTCCACCCGCACGCCGTGCACCTGGCGAAGGAGGCGAAGCGCCCGCGCCCCGGTGGCGTCCTGGAGACCCCGAGCCGCCTCCGGCCCCGAGAAGTCCCCGGCCCACCGGGTGGTGAACCCGTGGAGCAGCCCCGCCACCTTCCCGAGCAAGGGGGACGCGACCCGATTGCGGTTCCCGCTGCCGTGGGTTCTTGGGTATGCTGCCGCCATGTTTCGACGCCCTCTTGCCGTGCTCGCCTTGGTGGCCGCCCTCTTGGCGCCTGCTGCGTCCCCGGGCTTCGAGGCCCCCCCCGCCCTGGAAGCCCTGGTGGGCGAGGTGCTGGAGTTTCGCATCCGGTGGGGCGCCATCCCCGCCGCCACCGCCACCCTCGCGGTCCTCCCGGGGGAGGACGGGCTCCTCACCTTCCGGGCCGAGGCCCGCACCCTGCCCTACGTGGACACGATCTTCCCGGTTCGGGACACCATCGAGTCCACGGTGCGCCCTCCCAACCCCACCGTGGTGCGCTTCCGGAAGAAGACCCAGGAGGGATGGAAGAAGTCTCGGGAGGATCTGGTCTTCTTCGACCCGGAAGCGGGAACCTCCCAGTCCTTCCGGGACGGAAAACCCCGCCGCACCCTCCTGGTCCCCCCTGGGGTCCAGGACCCCCTCTCCTCCTTCTACGCCTTTCGGGTCATGCCCCTGGAGGGCCGCGACACGGTGGAGATGGACATCACCGACGGCAGCCGGCTCGTGACCGGCTCGGTCGCTGTCCTCAAGCGCGAGACCGTCCGGACCCCCCTGGGCACCTTTCCCACGGTGCTCGTGGAGCCGCGCATCGAGGGCATCGGCGGGATCTTCAAGAAGAGCCCCGGAGCCCGGATGCTCATCTGGCTCACCGACGACGAGTGGCGCCGGCCGGTAAAGCTCCAGAGCTCGGTGGTGGTGGGAAGCTTCACGGCCGAGCTGGTGCGGATCACGCCCCCGGCACCTCGCCCCCCAGCTCCCGAATGAGCCGGGCCAGGGGTTCCGGCAGGGGGGCCTCGAAGGCCATCTCCGCCCCCGTCATCGGGTGCCGGAAGCCCAGCTTCCAGGCGTGCAGCGCCTGACCGGTCTCCTGCCCCAGGCGCCGGCGCGCGCCCACCTCCGCCACGCCCCTGACGCCCCGCACGCCCCCGTACAACGGATCCCCCGCCACCGGGTGGCCGAGGCTCGCCAGGTGGACCCGGATCTGATGGGTCCGCCCGGTCTCGATCCGGGCCTCCACGAGGGTGGCACCTGCCAGGGCTTGCAGGGCGCGCCAGCGGGTGACCGCGGGCCGCGCCCTGGGGGCGTCCACGGCCATCTTCTTTCGGTCCGAAGGGTGACGCCCCACAGGGCGGTCCACCACCCCCTCGCCCTCCAGCCGGCCCAACACCACGGCGAGGTAGACCTTGCGCACGGTGCGCCCGGCAAACTGCGCCTGGAGCGCCCTGTGGGCCGCGTCGTCCTTGGCCACCACCAGGAGGCCCGACGTGTCCTTGTCGAGCCGGTGCACGATCCCCGGCCGCAGCACTCCGCCCACCCCCGAGAGGTCCGGGCAGCGGTGGAGGAGCGCATTGACCAGGGTCCCCGAGAGATGCCCGGGAGCGGGATGGACCACCAGCCCCCGGGGCTTCGCGACCACGGCGAGCCAGGGATCCTCGAAGAGGAGCTCCACGGGAAGATCTTCGGGCTGTGCCGAGGCCTCGACCGCCCGGGGCACCTCGATCCGAATGCGCTCGCCCCCCTTGAGCCTGTGGCTCGCACGGGCGGGCCGGCCGTCCACCGTGATCCGCCCCCCCTCCGCCAGCTTCTGGATGCGCGAGCGGCTCACGGGCAGCCCTGCCCCGGCCAGATACCGGTCGAGTCGCCCGGCGTCCGGCTCGGCCACCCGTTCGTAGACCTCGGCCTCGGAAGGAGAGCTCACCAGATGCGGGACTTGAGGCGTCCGAAAGGCTTGAGGAGGAAGTCCACCAGGGCCTTCTCGTAGAGGCCGAGGCGGTAGAGGCTGGCGTCCACCCGGGCCTCGTAGTGCTTGCGGCCCTCTTCGATGGCCCCGGAGAGTACTTCGAAGAGGTTGTCCTCCACGATCCCCCGCTCCACCTCGTCTTTGTGGTACAGGGCGATGTCGCTTACAATCGTCCGGGCGAGGCGCCGGGCGGATTGGGGATCGCGGATTGCATGCTCCATCGGGACCTCCACAAAGCATCTGCCCGAGACTCTAGCATCGGGCCCCGGGAGGGTCA
Encoded proteins:
- a CDS encoding polyphenol oxidase family protein — encoded protein: MAAAYPRTHGSGNRNRVASPLLGKVAGLLHGFTTRWAGDFSGPEAARGLQDATGARALRLLRQVHGVRVERVVPSRAGDEPGGGAPRSLRPQADAWAGNPGPEVLLGVLTADCVPVLLCHPASRTLALAHAGWRGAVDGVSEAALEAMGVSAEETLAALGPAIGPCCYQVGKEVADAGGTDSPRFSPWAGEPGRYRLDLPGLVRDRLVAAGVPPGAVDVLPYCTACRADLFYSHRRGADLGRMCAYLGWAPERGEGWEGGRT
- a CDS encoding DUF3108 domain-containing protein; translation: MFRRPLAVLALVAALLAPAASPGFEAPPALEALVGEVLEFRIRWGAIPAATATLAVLPGEDGLLTFRAEARTLPYVDTIFPVRDTIESTVRPPNPTVVRFRKKTQEGWKKSREDLVFFDPEAGTSQSFRDGKPRRTLLVPPGVQDPLSSFYAFRVMPLEGRDTVEMDITDGSRLVTGSVAVLKRETVRTPLGTFPTVLVEPRIEGIGGIFKKSPGARMLIWLTDDEWRRPVKLQSSVVVGSFTAELVRITPPAPRPPAPE
- a CDS encoding RluA family pseudouridine synthase; the protein is MSSPSEAEVYERVAEPDAGRLDRYLAGAGLPVSRSRIQKLAEGGRITVDGRPARASHRLKGGERIRIEVPRAVEASAQPEDLPVELLFEDPWLAVVAKPRGLVVHPAPGHLSGTLVNALLHRCPDLSGVGGVLRPGIVHRLDKDTSGLLVVAKDDAAHRALQAQFAGRTVRKVYLAVVLGRLEGEGVVDRPVGRHPSDRKKMAVDAPRARPAVTRWRALQALAGATLVEARIETGRTHQIRVHLASLGHPVAGDPLYGGVRGVRGVAEVGARRRLGQETGQALHAWKLGFRHPMTGAEMAFEAPLPEPLARLIRELGGEVPGA